A window from Rhea pennata isolate bPtePen1 chromosome 1, bPtePen1.pri, whole genome shotgun sequence encodes these proteins:
- the GOLT1B gene encoding vesicle transport protein GOT1B isoform X2 — protein sequence MISLSDTQKIGMGLTGFGVFFLFFGMILFFDKALLAIGNVLFVAGLAFVIGLERTFRFFFQKHKMKATGFFLGGVLIVLIGWPLIGMILEIYGFFLLFRGFFPVVVGFIRRVPVLGYLLNLPGISSLVDKVGESNNMV from the exons ATGATCTCCCTCTCGGACACCCAGA aGATTGGAATGGGATTGACAGGCTTTggagtgttttttcttttctttggaatgATCCTCTTCTTTGACAAAGCTCTTCTGGCTATAGGAAAT GTTTTATTTGTGGCTGGCTTGGCTTTTGTTATCGGTTTAGAAAGAACATTCAGATTCTTCTtccaaaaacacaaaatgaaagcaacGGGCTTTTTCCTTGGTGGTGTGCTCATAGTTCTCATTGGTTGGCCTTTGATAGGAATGATCCTTGAAATTTATGGGTTCTTCCTATTATTCAG GGGGTTCTTTCCTGTGGTGGTTGGCTTTATTAGAAGAGTTCCAGTCCTTGGCTATCTCTTGAATTTACCTGGTATAAGCTCG CTTGTAGACAAAGTTGGAGAAAGCAACAACATGGTATAA
- the GOLT1B gene encoding vesicle transport protein GOT1B isoform X1 — MNESRMANKKIGMGLTGFGVFFLFFGMILFFDKALLAIGNVLFVAGLAFVIGLERTFRFFFQKHKMKATGFFLGGVLIVLIGWPLIGMILEIYGFFLLFRGFFPVVVGFIRRVPVLGYLLNLPGISSLVDKVGESNNMV, encoded by the exons ATGAATGAAAGCCGAATGGCAAACAAAA aGATTGGAATGGGATTGACAGGCTTTggagtgttttttcttttctttggaatgATCCTCTTCTTTGACAAAGCTCTTCTGGCTATAGGAAAT GTTTTATTTGTGGCTGGCTTGGCTTTTGTTATCGGTTTAGAAAGAACATTCAGATTCTTCTtccaaaaacacaaaatgaaagcaacGGGCTTTTTCCTTGGTGGTGTGCTCATAGTTCTCATTGGTTGGCCTTTGATAGGAATGATCCTTGAAATTTATGGGTTCTTCCTATTATTCAG GGGGTTCTTTCCTGTGGTGGTTGGCTTTATTAGAAGAGTTCCAGTCCTTGGCTATCTCTTGAATTTACCTGGTATAAGCTCG CTTGTAGACAAAGTTGGAGAAAGCAACAACATGGTATAA
- the GOLT1B gene encoding vesicle transport protein GOT1B isoform X3, with amino-acid sequence MNESRMANKKIGMGLTGFGVFFLFFGMILFFDKALLAIGNVLFVAGLAFVIGLERTFRFFFQKHKMKATGFFLGGVLIVLIGWPLIGMILEIYGFFLLFSYSIKLWTYICKRSIFKYCSRTQIR; translated from the exons ATGAATGAAAGCCGAATGGCAAACAAAA aGATTGGAATGGGATTGACAGGCTTTggagtgttttttcttttctttggaatgATCCTCTTCTTTGACAAAGCTCTTCTGGCTATAGGAAAT GTTTTATTTGTGGCTGGCTTGGCTTTTGTTATCGGTTTAGAAAGAACATTCAGATTCTTCTtccaaaaacacaaaatgaaagcaacGGGCTTTTTCCTTGGTGGTGTGCTCATAGTTCTCATTGGTTGGCCTTTGATAGGAATGATCCTTGAAATTTATGGGTTCTTCCTATTATTCAG ctattCTATAAAGCTATGGACTTATATTTGCAAGAGGTCTATCTTTAAATATTGCTCCAGGACTCAAATACGCTAA